The following coding sequences are from one Eptesicus fuscus isolate TK198812 chromosome 7, DD_ASM_mEF_20220401, whole genome shotgun sequence window:
- the MAPK8IP2 gene encoding C-Jun-amino-terminal kinase-interacting protein 2: protein MADRAEMFSLSTFHSLSPPGCRPPQDISLEEFDDEDLSEITDDCGLGLSYDSDHCEKDSLSLGRSEQLHPICSFQGDFQEFEMIDDNEEEEEEEEEEEEEEEEEEEKEGEDKERGRPGSEAGTLGPLIPSPSLEEPHKHRPTTLHLTPLGAQDSLNNNGGFAPVPPTSWQETVLCSPPQEPLPEPPAHRPPTDARPRAQSPVGPGCDCEGNRPPGPAAPNEASPSSDPGIEVDLGSGTSGERGRRSSQELSSPGSDSEAAGAAHLGRMISSISETELELSSSSGRSSHLTNSIEEASSPASEPEPEPEPEPLPAPPRRPAFLPVGPEDTNSEYESGSESEPDLSEDADSPWLLSNLVSRMISEGSSPILCPGQCLSPAPRPPGEPGSPAGGEPEAAGPGGVELVDMETLCGPPPPAPPAPRAGTAQPGPCLFLSNPTRDTITPLWATPGRTARPGRACSSACSEEDEDEEEEEEEEAEDQPGPPGGRGTGPEAPLDASLVYDAVKYTLVVDEHTQLELVSLRRCGLGSGEDSSEASEDEAAALLDEGQGPEGASPDSPDLTFSKKFLNVFVNSTSRSSSTESFGLFSCLVNGEEREQTHRAVFRFIPRHPDELELDVDDPVLVEAEEDDFWFRGFNMRTGERGVFPAFYAHAVPGPAKDVLGSKRSPCWVERFDVQFLGSVEVPCHQGNGILCAAMQKIATARKLTVHLRPPASCDLEISLRGVKLSLSGGPEFQHCSHFFQMKNISFCGCHPRNSCYFGFITKHPLLSRFACHVFVSQESMRPVAQSVGRAFLEYYQEHLEYACPTEDIYLE, encoded by the exons ATGGCGGACCGCGCGgagatgttttctctctccaccttccaCTCGCTGTCGCCGCCCGGCTGCAG gcctcctcaGGACATAAGCCTGGAAGAATTTGATGATGAAGACCTGTCTGAGATCACCGATGACTGTGGCCTGGGCCTCAGCTATGACTCGGACCACTGCGAGAAG GACAGCCTCTCTCTGGGCCGCTCGGAGCAGCTGCACCCCATCTGCTCCTTCCAGGGTGACTTCCAGGAGTTTGAGATGATTGATgacaatgaggaggaggaggaggaggaagaagaggaggaggaagaggaggaggaagaagaggagaaagaaggagaggacAAGGAGCGGGGAAGACCTGGCTCAGAAGCCGGTACTCTGGGGCCGCtgatcccctccccctccctggagGAGCCCCACAAGCACAGGCCCACCACACTGCACCTGACTCCCCTGGGAGCCCAG GACTCCCTGAACAACAACGGGGGCTTTGCCCCAGTGCCCCCGACCTCCTGGCAGGAGACAGTGCTGTGCTCACCCCCCCAGGAGCCACTCCCAG agCCGCCTGCCCACCGCCCGCCCACCGACGCCCGTCCCCGGGCGCAGTCACCTGTGGGCCCAGGTTGTGACTGCGAAGGGAACCGGCCCCCGGGCCCCGCAGCGCCCAATGAGGCCTCGCCCTCCTCGGACCCCGGCATCGAGGTTGACCTGGGCAGCGGCACCAGCGGGGAGCGAGGCCGGCGCAGCAGCCAGGAGCTGTCCTCGCCCGGCTCCGACTCGGAGGCGGCGGGCGCCGCGCACCTGGGGCGCATGATCTCGTCCATCTCGGAGacggagctggagctgagcagcaGCAGCGGTCGCTCCTCGCACCTCACCAACTCCATCGAGGAGGCGTCCTCGCCTGCCtccgagcccgagcccgagcccgagcccgagcccctGCCCGCGCCCCCGCGCCGCCCCGCCTTCCTGCCCGTGGGCCCCGAGGACACCAACAGCGAGTACGAGTCCGGCTCCGAGTCCGAGCCCGACCTCAGCGAGGACGCCGACTCGCCCTGGCTGCTCAGCAACCTCGTGAGCCGCATGATCTCCGAGGGCTCCTCGCCCATCCTCTGCCCCGGCCAGTGCCTGTCCCCCGCGCCGCGTCCTCCCGGCGAGCCCGGGTCGCCGGCCGGCGGGGAACCCGAGGCTGCGGGCCCGGGCGGCGTGGAGCTGGTGGACATGGAGACGCTGTGTGGGCCGCCGCCCCCTGCGCCCCCTGCGCCCCGGGCCGGCACCGCGCAGCCCGGGCCCTGCCTCTTCCTTAGTAACCCCACGCGCGACACCATCACGCCGCTGTGGGCGACCCCGGGCCGAACCGcccggccgggccgggcctgctcctctgcctgctcAGAGGAGGACGAGgacgaagaggaggaggaggaggaggaggccgaggaCCAGCCGGGGCCTCCAGGGGGCAGGGGCACGGGCCCCGAGGCCCCGCTGGACGCCTCGCTGGTGTACGACGCGGTCAAGTACACGCTGGTGGTGGACGAGCACACGCAGCTGGAGCTGGTGAGCCTGCGCCGCTGCGGCCTGGGCAGCGGGGAGGACAGCAGCGAGGCCAGCGAGGACGAGGCGGCCGCCCTGCTGGACGAGGGCCAGGGCCCCGAGGGCGCTTCCCCTGACAGCCCCGACCTCACCTTCTCCAAAAAGTTCCTCAACGTCTTTGTCAACAGCACCTCGCGGTCCTCCA GCACTGAATCCTTTGGCCTCTTTTCCTGTTTGGTGaacggggaggagagagagcaaaccCATCGGGCTGTCTTCAG GTTCATCCCTCGCCACCCCGACGAGCTGGAGCTGGACGTGGACGACCCGGTGCTGGTGGAGGCCGAGGAGGATGACTTCTGGTTCCGCGGCTTCAACATGCGTACGGGGGAGCGCGGGGTCTTCCCTGCCTTCTATGCCCACGCGGTGCCCGGCCCTGCCAAGGACGTGCTGG GGAGCAAgcggagcccctgctgggtggagCGCTTCGATGTGCAGTTCCTGGGCTCCGTGGAGGTGCCCTGTCACCAGGGCAACGGCATCCTGTGTGCAGCCATGCAGAAG ATCGCCACTGCCCGGAAACTGACTGTCCACCTGCGTCCCCCTGCCTCCTGTGACCTCGAGATTTCTCTTCGGGGGGTCAAGCTGAGTCTGAGCGGTGGACCTGAG TTCCAGCACTGCAGCCACTTCTTTCAGATGAAGAACATCTCCTTCTGCGGCTGCCACCCTCGCAACAGCTG CTATTTCGGCTTCATCACGAAACACCCTCTGCTAAGCCGCTTTGCCTGCCACGTCTTTGTCTCCCAGGAGTCGATGAGGCCTGTGGCCCAGAGTGTGGG CCGGGCCTTCCTGGAATACTACCAGGAGCACCTGGAGTACGCCTGCCCCACAGAGGACATCTACCTGGAGTAG